From a single Pelmatolapia mariae isolate MD_Pm_ZW linkage group LG20, Pm_UMD_F_2, whole genome shotgun sequence genomic region:
- the ptpa gene encoding serine/threonine-protein phosphatase 2A activator, whose amino-acid sequence MSLPGKHTTKKTVRLAMAETEQQSGSTPEDEAPEEGASFTFMVPKKEISMVPDMGKWKRSQAYADYIGFILTLNEGVKGKKLTCEYKVSETVEKLMDLLGTLDRWINETPPVDQPSRFGNKAYRTWFAKLDQEAEALVSVVLPADKRAAAPEIAVYLKESVGNSTRIDYGTGHEAAFAAFLCCLCKVGALRVDDQLAIVFKVFNRYLEVMRKLQKTYRMEPAGSQGVWGLDDFQFLPFIWGSSQFIDHPTLEPRHFVDERVVNEHHQDYMFLECIKFINEMKTGPFAEHSNQLWNISAVPSWSKVNQGLIRMYKAECLEKFPVIQHFKFGSLLSIQPAKP is encoded by the exons ATGAGTCTGCCGGGAAAACACACCACGAAGAAGACTGTCAGGCTCGCCATGGCGGAAACAGAGCAGCAGTCAG GATCCACTCCTGAAGATGAAGCCCCTGAGGAGGGGGCCAGCTTCACCTTTATGGTGCCCAAGAAAGAAATCAGCATGGTGCCTGACATGGGAAAGTGGAAGCGCTCTCAG GCCTACGCTGACTACATAGGCTTTATTCTGACGCTAAACGAAGGTGTGAAGGGAAAGAAGCTCACGTGTGAATATAAAGTGTCTGAG ACGGTGGAGAAGCTCATGGATCTTCTGGGGACTCTGGACCGATGGATAAATGAGACGCCTCCCGTCGACCAGCCGTCACGCTTTGGAAATAAGGCGTACAGAACCTGGTTCGCCAAACTAGATCAG GAAGCAGAGGCGCTGGTGTCGGTGGTCCTCCCTGCTGATAAACGTGCAGCAGCTCCAGAGATTGCCGTCTATCTGAAAGAGTCTGTGGGAAACTCCACCAGGATAGACTACGGCACAG GTCATGAAGCAGCTTTCGCAGCGTTCCTCTGCTGTCTCTGTAAGGTTGGAGCGCTCAGGGTGGATGATCAGCTCGCTATCGTCTTTAAGGTGTTCAACAG GTATCTCGAAGTGATGCGGAAACTGCAGAAGACCTACAGAATGGAGCCGGCTGGGAGTCAGGGTGTGTGGGGGCTGGATGACTTCCAGTTTCTCCCCTTCATCTGGGGCAGCTCCCAGTTTATAG ATCACCCGACCCTGGAGCCTCGGCACTTTGTCGACGAGCGGGTGGTGAACGAGCACCATCAGGACTACATGTTTCTAGAGTGCATCAAGTTCATCAATGAG ATGAAGACGGGTCCGTTTGCTGAACACTCCAACCAGCTGTGGAACATCAGTGCCGTTCCCTCCTGGTCCAAAGTCAACCAGGGTCTGATCAGAATGTACAAAGCTGAG tgtttggaAAAGTTCCCCGTGATCCAGCACTTCAAGTTCGGTAGCTTGCTGTCCATCCAGCCGGCAAAGCCTTGA
- the crata gene encoding carnitine O-acetyltransferase, producing MWGICSRSVVGMMKPCGFVKTSFLVKPVSATRVAGRYFTHQKGLPCLPVPPLQQTCERYLAALEPIVEADELKHTKGLLEEFQRAGGLGERLQRGLEKRASKTENWLSQWWVQVAYLDYRLPVVVHSSPGLVLPRMNFSDKNGQIRFAAKLIAGVLDFKTMIDNETLPVEYLGGKPLCMNQYYEVLSSCRIPGLKRDSVVNHAKSSRPPKHITVVHNFQFFVLDVYNSDGTPLTADQLCVQLERICSASTNSNSEPVGILTTQHRDSWGKAYLNLIKDKTNKESVLAIQRSIFTLCLDGAMPRVSNELYRSCAAIQMLHGGGSQWNSGNRWFDKTLQFIVGEDGACGANYEHAPAEGPPIVALIDHVVEYTRKPEIVRSPMVPLPMPRKLDFHITPDIKKDIEEAKNSMNTLAQDLDMRVMVFGHFGKNFPKAHKMSPDAFIQIALQLAYYRMYQQCCATYESASLRMFRLGRTDTIRSASRASAAFVRAFDDPSKQNSEKVDLMEKAVKAHRSYTNTAISGQAIDRHLLGLKMQAIEENLSVPDVLKDAAYTKALHYRLSTSQVPSQTDCVMCFGPVVPNGYGVCYNPMNNHINFAVSAFNSCKETAAAQLAQAVVDALLDMRTLLEQAPRAKL from the exons ATGTGGGGCATTTGCAGCAGATCTGTG GTGGGGATGATGAAGCCCTGTGGTTTTGTGAAGACCAGTTTCTTGGTCAAACCGGTATCAGCCACTCGAGTCGCTGGCCGATACTTCACCCACCAGAAGGGGCTGCCATGCCTGCCTGTCCCCCCTCTGCAGCAGACCTGTGAGCGATACCTTGCCGCCCTAGAGCCCATTGTGGAGGCAGACGAGCTGAAGCACACCAAAGGGCTGCTGGAGGAGTTTCAGCGAGCCGGAGGGCTTGGAGAGAGGCTGCAGAGGGGTCTGGAGAAGAGGGCATCCAAAACTGAGAACTGG CTGTCACAGTGGTGGGTTCAGGTCGCTTACCTCGACTATCGTTTGCCTGTGGTCGTCCATTCAAGTCCTGGGTTGGTTTTGCCTCGCATGAACTTCAGTGATAAGAACGGACAAATAAG GTTTGCAGCTAAACTGATAGCAGGCGTTTTGGACTTTAAGACAATGATCGATAA tgaAACTCTTCCGGTCGAGTACCTGGGAGGGAAGCCTCTCTGCATGAATCAGTACTACGAGGTGCTGTCATCATGCCGGATCCCTGGTCTGAAGAGAGACTCGGTGGTGAACCACGCCAAGAGCTCACGACCCCCCAAACACATCACCGTAGTGCACAACTTCCAG TTCTTTGTGCTGGACGTGTACAACAGCGACGGAACTCCGCTGACTGCAGATCAGCTCTGCGTCCAGCTGGAGAGGATCTGCAGTGCCTCAACAAACTCCAACTCGGAGCCTGTCGGCATCCTCACCACGCAGCATCGAGACTCGTGGGGCAAAGCCTACCTCAACCTCATCAAAG ATAAAACCAACAAAGAGTCGGTGCTGGCTATCCAGAGGAGCATCTTCACACTGTGTCTGGATGGAGCGATGCCTCGGGTGTCTAATGAGCTTTACCGTAGCTGTGCCGCCATCCAGATGCTGCACGGAGGAGGCAGCCAGTGGAACAGTGGCAACCGCTGGTTCGACAAGACGCTGCAG TTCATTGTTGGAGAGGATGGGGCGTGTGGAGCAAACTACGAGCACGCTCCGGCTGAAGGTCCCCCCATCGTAGCCCTGATCGACCACGTTGTAGAGTACAC GAGGAAGCCTGAGATAGTGCGGTCTCCCATGGTGCCTTTACCCATGCCGCGGAAATTAGACTTCCACATCACGCCGGATATCAAGAAAGACATCGAGGAGGCCAAGAACAGCATGAACAC ACTAGCCCAGGACCTGGACATGAGGGTGATGGTTTTCGGACACTTTGGAAAAAACTTCCCAAAAGCCCACAAGATGAGTCCCGATGCCTTCATCCAGATAGCGCTGCAGCTGGCCTACTACAG GATGTACCAGCAGTGCTGTGCCACATATGAAAGCGCCTCCCTGCGGATGTTCAGACTTGGTCGTACAGATACGATACGATCAGCTTCACGTGCCTCAGCCGCCTTCGTCAGAGCCTTTGACGATCCCAGCAAACAG AACTCTGAGAAAGTGGATCTCATGGAGAAGGCTGTAAAGGCTCACAGGTCATACACTAACACG GCAATCAGTGGTCAGGCCATCGACAGACACCTGCTGGGTCTGAAGATGCAGGCCATCGAAGAGAACCTCTCCGTCCCTGACGTCTTGAAAGACGCCGCCTACACTAAAGCCTTACACTACCGACTGTCTACCAGTCAG GTCCCATCCCAGACCGACTGCGTCATGTGCTTTGGCCCTGTTGTGCCCAACGGGTACGGTGTGTGCTACAACCCCATGAACAACCACATCAACTTTGCCGTGTCGGCTTTCAATAGCTGCAAAGAAACAGCCGCAGCACAGCTGGCTCAGGCCGTGGTGGACGCACTGCTGGACATGAGGACACTGCTGGAGCAAGCGCCGAGAGCCAAACTGTGA